In a single window of the Leptolyngbyaceae cyanobacterium genome:
- a CDS encoding pitrilysin family protein has protein sequence MILTPIESLPLNAPTIRQLPNGLTIVAEQMPVEAVNLSLWVNVGSAVEPDEINGMAHFLEHMVFKGTEKLVSGEFERLVEERGAVTNAATSQDYTHFYITTAPKDFADLAPLQMDVVLNPSIPDEAFERERLVVLEEIRRSEDNPRRRTYQRAIETAFDRLPYRRPVLGPASAIEQLTPQQMRDFHDKWYQPQSMTAVAVGNLPVEKLIDTVTEGFVSSKKGFLQKPVSSRALDKSSFQPEPRFPEIVRRYYVDETLQQARLILIWRVPGLVELSHTYALDVIAAILGQGRTSRLVRDLREERRLVTHISASNLTHHFQGIFQISTQLPVENIEEVEAAIIQHIRTLQTESVTETEISRVRTQVANRFVFANETPSDRAGMYGYYQSMLGDLAPALNYPARIQALDAIDLQIATQRYLSPDAYGMVVLKPSQE, from the coding sequence ATGATATTAACTCCGATCGAATCTCTACCGCTCAATGCCCCCACTATCCGCCAGCTACCCAACGGTTTGACTATTGTGGCAGAACAAATGCCAGTGGAAGCTGTCAACCTCAGCTTGTGGGTAAATGTTGGTTCTGCCGTTGAGCCCGATGAAATCAACGGGATGGCTCATTTTTTAGAGCACATGGTTTTTAAAGGAACTGAAAAGCTGGTTAGTGGTGAATTCGAGCGTTTGGTGGAAGAAAGAGGTGCGGTCACCAACGCCGCTACCAGCCAAGATTATACGCATTTTTACATCACCACTGCTCCCAAAGATTTTGCTGACTTAGCACCATTACAAATGGATGTGGTGCTTAACCCCAGCATCCCGGATGAGGCATTTGAACGGGAACGTTTGGTAGTTTTAGAAGAAATTCGTCGTTCAGAAGATAATCCGCGACGTAGGACTTATCAGCGAGCGATCGAAACCGCGTTCGATCGATTGCCCTACCGCCGCCCAGTATTAGGCCCAGCATCTGCGATCGAACAACTCACCCCTCAACAAATGCGTGATTTCCACGACAAATGGTATCAACCCCAGTCAATGACGGCTGTAGCGGTAGGCAATCTCCCAGTGGAAAAATTAATTGATACCGTGACAGAGGGATTTGTTAGTAGTAAAAAAGGGTTTTTACAGAAACCCGTTTCATCCCGGGCTTTAGATAAATCTTCATTCCAACCAGAACCGCGTTTTCCAGAAATTGTTCGTCGCTATTATGTTGATGAAACTTTACAGCAAGCAAGGTTAATTTTGATTTGGCGAGTACCGGGATTAGTTGAGTTATCCCATACTTATGCTTTGGATGTGATAGCGGCAATTCTCGGACAAGGACGCACGTCTCGACTGGTGAGGGATTTACGAGAGGAAAGAAGGTTAGTTACTCATATTTCTGCTAGTAATCTTACCCATCATTTCCAGGGGATATTCCAAATTTCTACTCAGCTGCCAGTGGAAAATATAGAGGAAGTAGAAGCGGCAATTATTCAACATATTCGCACTCTACAAACCGAATCGGTAACCGAGACAGAAATTTCCCGCGTTCGCACTCAAGTAGCAAATCGGTTCGTGTTTGCTAATGAAACGCCGAGCGATCGCGCTGGGATGTACGGCTATTATCAATCAATGTTGGGAGATTTAGCGCCAGCCCTTAATTATCCAGCCCGCATCCAAGCTTTGGATGCGATAGATTTACAAATCGCTACTCAGCGTTACTTATCTCCCGATGCTTACGGTATGGTTGTTCTTAAACCAAGTCAAGAGTAA
- a CDS encoding HetZ-related protein yields MTVKIANDLNPTSSIDNEHPEHFLDNNDAETLTQVLLEELWAAVGSQTWQVKGVANRMAREVERICSKSSRIQTSGQIRSWQLTLGRHRLHKCLSYYQLGSKQGRIELHSNLSAMVYRYVAPPQSQLGFQGRTNLIEDFLQEFYAESLKAFRRENDLLMDYTPRTQLELAEYMAFTEHYAKRRITLPKGNTQQLIVLRAQAFVRRQPAETAVDIEQAVEMPKGEQEQVGIQSSVMQQLRSQIIADTIDPSEEVLRDRVISELLQYLESQGQSDCADYLVLKLQDLAAPDIDTILGLTPRQRDYLQQRFKYHVEKFARASHWKLVHQWLGADIDQKLGMSSEQWDGFWGELSPTQQQLVQMKQTHKLDEEIAKALKCTPKQVQRQWMNTLEIAWKFRNGELDKRDSKNGSTSSTVASTSLSVSSKRKRVA; encoded by the coding sequence ATGACAGTTAAAATCGCTAACGACCTCAATCCAACTTCTTCTATCGACAATGAGCATCCGGAACATTTCCTGGATAATAACGACGCTGAAACTTTAACCCAAGTATTACTAGAAGAACTGTGGGCTGCGGTTGGTTCCCAAACTTGGCAAGTGAAGGGAGTAGCAAATCGGATGGCGCGAGAAGTAGAACGTATTTGTAGCAAGAGTTCACGCATCCAAACTTCGGGTCAAATTCGTTCTTGGCAACTGACTTTGGGGCGTCATCGGTTACACAAATGCCTTTCCTATTATCAATTAGGGTCTAAACAAGGCCGGATAGAATTGCATAGTAACTTGAGTGCAATGGTTTATCGGTATGTTGCTCCTCCACAATCCCAATTGGGCTTTCAAGGGCGGACTAATCTAATTGAAGATTTCTTACAAGAGTTTTATGCGGAATCTCTGAAAGCTTTTCGGCGAGAAAACGATTTGCTGATGGATTACACCCCCCGTACACAATTGGAATTAGCAGAATACATGGCATTTACCGAACATTATGCCAAACGCCGGATTACGCTGCCGAAGGGTAACACCCAGCAGTTGATCGTACTGCGGGCGCAAGCGTTTGTCAGACGCCAGCCTGCGGAAACGGCGGTGGATATCGAACAGGCGGTGGAAATGCCGAAGGGAGAACAAGAACAAGTTGGGATTCAATCTTCGGTGATGCAGCAGTTGCGATCGCAAATCATTGCCGATACCATCGACCCATCCGAAGAAGTGTTGCGCGATCGAGTTATTTCAGAACTACTACAATATTTGGAATCTCAAGGTCAATCAGATTGCGCTGATTACTTAGTGCTAAAACTGCAAGACTTAGCAGCCCCAGATATCGACACCATCCTGGGACTTACCCCCCGTCAGCGCGATTACTTGCAACAACGCTTTAAATATCACGTGGAAAAATTTGCTCGCGCTTCCCATTGGAAACTAGTTCATCAATGGCTCGGTGCAGATATCGATCAAAAGCTAGGAATGTCATCCGAACAGTGGGATGGATTTTGGGGCGAACTTTCTCCCACCCAGCAACAACTAGTACAAATGAAACAAACTCACAAGCTGGATGAAGAAATTGCTAAAGCCCTCAAATGTACTCCCAAACAAGTACAAAGACAGTGGATGAATACTTTAGAAATAGCTTGGAAATTCCGCAACGGCGAACTCGATAAGCGCGATAGCAAAAACGGTAGTACATCCTCCACCGTAGCATCGACATCTTTATCTGTTAGTAGTAAAAGAAAGCGGGTAGCGTAA
- a CDS encoding tetratricopeptide repeat protein — protein sequence MDFEEAIKILDGTVFAKKKFHLKDVEVLILRGAWQGKKYYEIAEASGYTATYLQQDIGPKLWKLISEVLEEKVSKTNFQAALQRHWLASVESSNSPKTDDFTVSRAATLSQDTEENPAFNSEEELSLYNKLNFVGREKAIADLNNIFKQGAKIILVQGEGGIGKTLLSWEYLTSQGFDVILDFWMAKETANINDAKSVVEEWLKRHFQAEATGDFSFGLEKLRQKLQDRTKKVAAIIDNLEPALDKDGKFIPPHRDYVELLRVLANPSGNCVTLITSRERLGESAVSFHDYRLEGLDLQAWQQFFSSRQIKTDSPTLSAMHQAYGGNAKAMHILSGAIQIDWEGDIDAYWQTNEKNLLGERDLEDLVVSQFNRLQELDPEAYKLLCRLGCYRYQDVRSVFLDGVLHLLWDVPEGQRRRIIKSLRDRSLLDFYKGEYWLHSITKAEAVARLKASNEWEITHRKAADFWTESVKIIQSVEDYLKALEAVYHYKEIQDFNQACQVLLKERQPSSQTIVQAETLSATLSRLGFLQHINNAINIIIGYITDDYTLSILYGELGGNYHRLGDLHNAIKYYQATREKAVKCLESMPKEKIDAKIRYEIDRRIYGVGFVIAHCKLSLGESQKAIEVYEESIRLCENTNFHIFAIWSWLGLALVYSDLRWDEYDPQKASIFVKKAYQAYTQIGASITDAWWLHIYANLHSGLVYRNLGQNELALEKLEQALSYAKQIGNIQNQAQAFNGIAAVYRNQNNFEQAIEYHDRAKEILQNIDAKVDLVEVYYQMGLTYQKKGNIKKSKEILQEAIYLYNQINAPKQVAKVQKLIT from the coding sequence ATGGACTTTGAAGAAGCAATAAAAATTCTGGATGGGACAGTATTTGCCAAGAAAAAGTTCCATTTAAAAGATGTCGAAGTGTTGATACTTCGAGGTGCTTGGCAGGGTAAAAAGTATTATGAGATTGCAGAAGCTTCCGGTTATACTGCCACTTACTTACAGCAGGATATTGGCCCTAAATTGTGGAAGTTAATTTCAGAAGTACTAGAAGAAAAAGTTAGTAAGACAAATTTTCAGGCAGCTTTACAAAGACATTGGTTAGCTTCAGTAGAAAGTTCTAATAGCCCTAAAACTGACGATTTTACCGTTTCTAGAGCAGCTACGCTTAGTCAGGATACAGAAGAAAATCCAGCTTTCAATTCTGAAGAAGAGTTAAGTTTATACAATAAACTTAATTTTGTGGGGCGCGAAAAAGCGATCGCAGACCTCAACAACATTTTCAAACAAGGGGCAAAAATTATCCTCGTTCAAGGCGAAGGGGGTATCGGCAAGACGCTACTATCTTGGGAATACCTAACCAGTCAAGGGTTTGATGTAATTTTAGACTTTTGGATGGCCAAAGAAACCGCCAATATTAACGATGCTAAAAGCGTAGTGGAAGAATGGCTTAAGCGCCACTTTCAGGCAGAAGCAACCGGAGATTTCAGTTTCGGCTTAGAGAAACTCAGGCAAAAATTACAAGACCGAACTAAAAAAGTCGCCGCAATTATAGATAACTTGGAACCAGCTTTAGATAAAGATGGTAAGTTCATTCCTCCTCATCGGGATTATGTAGAATTATTAAGAGTTTTAGCCAACCCTAGCGGAAATTGCGTCACCCTGATCACCAGCCGGGAACGATTAGGAGAATCGGCAGTGTCTTTCCATGATTATCGATTAGAAGGCTTAGATTTACAGGCATGGCAACAATTTTTTAGCAGCCGTCAAATCAAAACAGATTCTCCTACTTTGAGTGCGATGCACCAAGCTTATGGAGGAAATGCCAAAGCTATGCACATTCTCAGTGGAGCCATCCAAATAGACTGGGAAGGAGATATAGATGCTTATTGGCAAACAAATGAAAAGAATTTATTAGGAGAAAGAGACTTAGAAGATTTAGTTGTTAGCCAGTTTAACCGTTTGCAAGAATTAGACCCCGAAGCTTATAAGTTACTGTGTCGCTTGGGATGTTATCGCTATCAAGACGTGCGTTCCGTATTTTTAGATGGAGTTTTGCATTTGCTATGGGATGTACCCGAAGGACAACGCAGGCGGATTATAAAATCACTACGCGATCGCTCATTATTAGATTTTTATAAAGGAGAATATTGGCTCCATTCTATTACTAAAGCGGAAGCAGTTGCTCGTTTAAAAGCAAGTAACGAATGGGAAATTACCCATCGAAAAGCGGCTGATTTTTGGACGGAAAGTGTAAAAATCATTCAAAGTGTAGAAGATTATTTAAAAGCTCTAGAAGCTGTTTATCATTATAAAGAAATTCAGGACTTTAATCAAGCTTGCCAGGTACTTTTAAAAGAAAGACAACCTAGCTCGCAAACAATAGTGCAAGCAGAAACCCTAAGCGCTACATTGTCTAGATTAGGTTTCTTACAACACATCAATAATGCTATTAACATAATTATTGGTTACATTACTGATGATTATACTCTCAGCATACTTTATGGTGAATTAGGAGGAAATTATCATCGTTTAGGCGATCTGCACAATGCTATTAAGTATTATCAAGCTACTAGAGAAAAAGCCGTTAAATGTCTGGAATCCATGCCTAAAGAAAAAATAGATGCCAAGATTAGGTATGAAATAGACCGACGAATTTATGGAGTCGGATTTGTAATCGCTCATTGTAAATTAAGCTTAGGAGAAAGTCAAAAAGCAATTGAAGTTTACGAAGAATCTATTCGGCTATGTGAAAATACTAATTTTCATATATTTGCAATTTGGTCTTGGCTTGGATTAGCACTAGTATACTCAGATCTGAGATGGGATGAATACGATCCACAAAAAGCATCTATTTTTGTAAAAAAAGCTTATCAAGCTTATACTCAAATCGGAGCAAGTATTACAGACGCATGGTGGCTGCATATCTATGCGAATCTGCATAGCGGGTTAGTATACAGAAATTTAGGACAAAACGAACTTGCCTTAGAAAAATTAGAACAAGCTCTATCTTATGCCAAACAAATTGGCAATATTCAAAATCAAGCTCAAGCTTTCAACGGTATAGCTGCTGTTTATCGCAATCAAAATAATTTTGAGCAAGCTATTGAATATCACGATAGAGCAAAAGAAATCCTACAAAATATCGATGCGAAAGTAGATTTAGTAGAAGTTTATTACCAAATGGGATTAACTTATCAAAAAAAGGGTAACATCAAAAAAAGTAAAGAAATTTTACAAGAAGCTATTTACCTATACAATCAAATAAATGCACCTAAGCAAGTTGCGAAAGTGCAAAAGCTCATCACATAA
- a CDS encoding fructosamine kinase family protein, with product MWTKVADRISQVTKEEFQVNQRRSVGGGCINQGYAISNSQKTYFVKVNQSAGLDMFEAEAIGLQQMWDTHTIRVPKPLCWGIADNSAYLVLEWLDIVSGGGNSVWEEMGRQLAGMHKATSSQGFGWERNNTIGSTLQINHWKSDWAEFFAEHRIGYQLKLANRRGGNFSQGERLIEAIPELLANHQPQPSLVHGDLWSGNASVTSSGEPVIFDPATYYGDREVDLAMTELFGGFPAAFYRGYNEAWPLDPGYEQRKTLYNLYHVLNHYNLFGGSYGSQANRTIEQILNNK from the coding sequence ATGTGGACGAAAGTAGCGGATCGCATCAGCCAAGTAACAAAAGAAGAATTTCAAGTTAATCAGCGCCGTTCTGTGGGTGGCGGTTGTATTAACCAAGGTTACGCTATTTCTAATTCACAAAAGACATATTTTGTCAAGGTAAATCAGTCAGCCGGACTGGATATGTTTGAAGCAGAAGCGATCGGTTTGCAACAAATGTGGGACACTCACACGATCCGCGTACCTAAACCACTTTGTTGGGGAATTGCCGATAATTCGGCTTATTTAGTATTGGAATGGTTGGATATCGTGAGCGGTGGTGGAAATAGCGTTTGGGAAGAAATGGGGCGTCAGCTAGCGGGTATGCACAAAGCTACTAGCAGCCAAGGTTTTGGTTGGGAACGAAATAATACGATCGGTTCTACGCTCCAGATCAATCATTGGAAATCCGATTGGGCGGAGTTTTTTGCCGAACATCGCATTGGCTATCAATTAAAATTGGCAAATCGACGGGGTGGTAATTTCTCTCAAGGAGAACGTTTAATAGAAGCGATTCCAGAACTGTTAGCAAACCATCAGCCTCAACCATCATTAGTACACGGGGATTTGTGGTCGGGAAATGCGTCGGTAACCAGTTCTGGCGAACCAGTAATTTTCGATCCGGCAACTTATTACGGCGATCGAGAAGTCGATCTTGCCATGACGGAATTATTTGGCGGATTTCCAGCCGCCTTTTATCGCGGTTACAACGAAGCGTGGCCTTTAGATCCCGGTTACGAACAGCGCAAAACCCTGTACAACCTATACCATGTTCTCAATCACTACAATTTATTTGGTGGCAGCTATGGGTCGCAAGCAAACCGAACGATCGAACAAATATTAAATAATAAATGA
- the crtD gene encoding C-3',4' desaturase CrtD yields MSDRKSRRVVVIGAGIGGLTAAALLARRGYQVLVLDQAFVPGGCASTFKRKGFTFDVGATQVAGLEPGGIHHRIFSELEIDLPPATPCDPACAVYLPGETEPINVWRDPKKWQAERQHQFPGSEPFWQLMTDLFRYSWAFQSRDPVLPPRNAWDLWQLIKAVRPDTLLTLPYTFLTVGDALRGYGLSDNLRLRTFLDLQLKLYSQVDSEETALLYAATALGVSQSPQGLYHLDGSMQVLSDRLVEALKRNDGQLLMQHGVERIFVENGKATGVLVRNQKTGKVWTELADEVVANVTVQNLVELVEEKNEPHRRREPGEGSKKGFFAGYRRRVDKLPSPSGAFVVYLGVEERAIPKDCPPHLQFLYDGDGPIGENNSLFVSVSRPGDGRAPAGKATITASSFTDVRPWFDRDNYDELKEKYTEKAIGLLSQYFHLTPESIVHVEAATPRTFARFTARSRGIVGGIGQRIPTFGPFGFANRTPIDHLWLVGDSTHPGEGTAGVSYSALTTVRQIEAGW; encoded by the coding sequence ATGAGCGATCGCAAATCTCGCCGCGTAGTAGTTATTGGGGCTGGAATAGGCGGTTTAACTGCTGCTGCCTTACTCGCACGTCGCGGCTATCAAGTTTTAGTGTTAGACCAAGCCTTTGTACCGGGAGGATGCGCTTCCACCTTTAAACGCAAAGGATTTACCTTTGATGTGGGTGCTACCCAAGTTGCTGGTTTGGAACCTGGGGGCATTCATCACCGCATTTTCTCAGAATTAGAAATCGACCTTCCACCAGCTACCCCTTGCGATCCTGCTTGTGCGGTATATTTACCTGGTGAAACAGAGCCTATCAATGTCTGGCGAGACCCGAAAAAGTGGCAAGCCGAAAGGCAGCACCAATTTCCCGGTAGCGAACCTTTTTGGCAATTAATGACTGATTTATTTCGCTACAGTTGGGCATTTCAATCTCGCGATCCCGTTTTACCACCTCGCAATGCCTGGGATTTGTGGCAATTAATCAAAGCTGTCCGTCCCGATACTTTACTCACTTTGCCATATACCTTTTTGACGGTGGGCGATGCTTTGCGAGGGTATGGTTTAAGCGATAACTTGCGGTTGAGAACTTTTTTGGATTTGCAGTTAAAGCTCTACTCTCAGGTAGATTCGGAAGAAACTGCTTTGCTTTATGCAGCTACGGCGTTGGGTGTTTCCCAGTCACCACAAGGACTCTACCATTTGGATGGGAGTATGCAGGTGTTGAGCGATCGTCTAGTAGAAGCTTTAAAACGAAATGACGGTCAACTTCTCATGCAGCATGGGGTTGAGCGAATATTTGTCGAAAATGGAAAAGCTACGGGGGTGCTTGTCCGCAATCAAAAAACCGGGAAAGTTTGGACTGAGTTGGCGGATGAAGTGGTAGCAAATGTAACCGTGCAGAATTTGGTTGAGTTGGTAGAAGAAAAGAACGAACCGCACAGACGCAGAGAACCCGGAGAAGGAAGCAAAAAAGGGTTTTTTGCGGGTTATCGTCGCCGGGTGGATAAGTTACCTTCTCCTTCTGGGGCTTTCGTGGTTTATTTGGGTGTCGAGGAAAGGGCGATTCCCAAGGATTGTCCGCCACATTTACAGTTTTTGTACGATGGCGATGGCCCGATCGGGGAAAATAATTCTTTGTTTGTTTCGGTTAGCCGTCCTGGAGATGGACGAGCGCCAGCAGGTAAAGCAACTATTACGGCTTCTTCTTTTACTGATGTTAGACCGTGGTTCGATCGCGATAATTATGACGAATTAAAAGAAAAATATACTGAAAAAGCGATCGGGCTGCTTTCTCAATATTTTCATTTAACGCCGGAATCGATCGTTCATGTCGAAGCTGCAACACCTCGCACTTTTGCTCGCTTTACGGCTCGCTCTAGAGGTATCGTCGGCGGTATCGGTCAAAGAATACCTACTTTTGGCCCCTTTGGATTTGCTAACCGCACGCCGATCGACCATCTTTGGTTAGTCGGTGACTCGACTCATCCGGGAGAAGGTACGGCTGGAGTTAGTTATTCTGCATTAACTACGGTCAGGCAAATCGAGGCAGGCTGGTAA